A stretch of the Janthinobacterium sp. 64 genome encodes the following:
- a CDS encoding site-specific integrase, whose product MDTAYVAASIDMIKRVMSGQTYGQVGEAYTLKRTAIQHRVRLIARDLQSIVGVVDVPDYAIPTARMLRDNRSAYLEALEHYTPERACHSRMKKCVVPDEQVDALAQQLRQHSRNAQRDVALLMILFSTAAKPLEIARLEVRDYLASDGSVRAQSIIRPEVAINGTQRPVYFCCDAVNMAIDLYLVQRISKHQGIGDAEHFRGLAPFSKLFLRPDGENMRIVQKKTSAGIQYLCSDILLAYKRIFSFGPFVGITAMSARRTIAQKLDTRGVGSAAIGTLLGVSERATVKRLLAAGNNRGNPSTVVRHRTALGQHA is encoded by the coding sequence ATGGACACCGCCTATGTCGCCGCATCAATTGATATGATTAAACGCGTGATGTCAGGGCAGACGTACGGGCAGGTTGGCGAAGCGTATACCTTGAAGCGGACGGCGATACAGCACCGAGTCCGGCTCATTGCGCGCGACCTGCAATCCATCGTCGGCGTGGTCGATGTGCCCGATTATGCCATTCCTACGGCGCGTATGCTGCGCGACAATCGCAGCGCCTACCTCGAGGCGCTGGAGCATTACACGCCGGAGCGCGCTTGTCACTCGCGCATGAAGAAATGCGTAGTGCCAGACGAGCAGGTCGATGCGCTAGCGCAGCAGCTTCGGCAGCATAGCCGAAATGCGCAACGCGATGTCGCGCTGCTGATGATCCTGTTCTCTACCGCAGCGAAGCCCCTGGAAATCGCCAGACTGGAAGTGCGCGACTATCTTGCATCGGACGGATCGGTGCGCGCGCAATCCATCATTCGGCCAGAGGTTGCCATCAACGGTACGCAACGGCCCGTGTATTTCTGCTGCGATGCAGTGAATATGGCAATTGACCTGTACCTTGTCCAAAGGATCTCGAAACACCAGGGAATCGGCGACGCCGAGCATTTCCGCGGGCTTGCTCCTTTCTCGAAGCTTTTTCTGCGCCCGGACGGCGAGAACATGCGGATCGTACAAAAGAAGACCAGCGCCGGAATACAATACTTGTGCAGCGATATCCTGCTTGCCTATAAACGTATTTTTAGCTTTGGGCCTTTCGTCGGCATCACGGCGATGAGTGCGCGCCGAACGATTGCACAGAAACTCGATACGCGTGGCGTTGGCTCCGCAGCCATCGGAACACTGCTGGGCGTCAGCGAGCGCGCTACCGTTAAGCGCTTGCTCGCGGCGGGCAACAACAGGGGCAATCCCAGTACAGTCGTACGGCATCGGACCGCTCTTGGGCAACATGCCTGA
- a CDS encoding tyrosine-type recombinase/integrase, which produces MTNRSPRLRAANTVYKRSLLWAADPKTAFHRWLEKDAYEEGHNFSAKTIAVYTSMWAIFIAHLRTFRGKSIVLADEEDIRHFLDQAHVCKRVEARQRYALLLRRAYAALQQADPDFVNPTEATFRPATQPADEKPMPFLLPAERVRVFALLCDTSDPQDQENLVRIRAKAMCALMLGAGFKPGQANITSVNCVGHGRERFIVAPQCGTMTSHRALVHPAAWPAIDRWLALSGSEGLMFPGAPSDKEHPVDYARAFIGAKKLLADLGTMAGGERVSPQTLRNSYGASLLEDGLGLDAVREYMGYSRMEFARRFSHAHAAWCRRSGLQQSTIESTSSNNLNNAPPPSSESCHDASD; this is translated from the coding sequence ATGACAAACAGATCACCGCGCTTACGCGCGGCCAACACCGTCTACAAAAGGAGCCTCTTATGGGCCGCCGATCCAAAAACAGCCTTTCACCGCTGGCTTGAAAAAGACGCGTACGAGGAAGGTCACAACTTCAGCGCCAAGACCATCGCGGTCTACACGTCGATGTGGGCGATCTTCATTGCCCACCTGCGGACATTCCGCGGCAAAAGCATCGTGCTGGCCGATGAAGAGGATATCCGTCACTTCCTGGATCAGGCGCATGTATGCAAACGTGTCGAAGCGCGCCAGCGCTATGCGCTACTGCTGCGGCGCGCTTACGCTGCCTTGCAGCAAGCCGATCCTGATTTCGTCAATCCGACCGAGGCGACCTTCCGCCCGGCAACCCAGCCTGCCGACGAAAAGCCGATGCCCTTTCTGCTCCCAGCTGAACGAGTACGCGTGTTTGCCCTGCTATGCGATACCAGCGATCCGCAGGATCAGGAGAACCTGGTGCGCATCCGCGCCAAGGCGATGTGTGCGTTGATGCTGGGCGCCGGGTTTAAGCCTGGTCAAGCCAACATAACCTCAGTTAATTGTGTAGGACATGGGCGCGAACGGTTTATCGTTGCGCCGCAATGCGGTACCATGACGTCTCATCGGGCCCTGGTGCATCCGGCTGCCTGGCCGGCGATTGACCGATGGCTGGCGTTGAGCGGAAGCGAAGGATTGATGTTTCCCGGCGCGCCCTCGGACAAGGAGCATCCGGTCGACTATGCACGAGCATTCATCGGTGCGAAAAAACTGCTGGCGGACCTGGGGACAATGGCTGGCGGCGAACGGGTCAGTCCGCAAACCCTGCGCAACTCCTACGGCGCCAGCCTGCTCGAGGATGGACTGGGCCTGGACGCCGTGCGGGAATACATGGGCTACTCCAGGATGGAGTTTGCCCGGCGCTTTTCACATGCCCATGCGGCATGGTGCCGCCGTTCCGGGCTACAGCAAAGCACGATAGAATCGACGTCCAGCAACAATCTGAACAATGCTCCACCACCCTCTTCTGAAAGCTGCCACGATGCATCCGATTAA
- a CDS encoding replication initiation protein: protein MATRKPKAAKNGELTSPSMEFRKTNDAIGLRVREGKMSLLTRKVFNVMMYHAQQLKVTGVNSPIDTPASKKYFWIRLADLARDAAYDSKDTEFLKAQLEEMQNIKLLMENDRQWTSERLVASVTLVNPMGLKKHSGQVWFGFAFPPEVHELVMAPGTYTRFSIFYQGLLRSGSSLALYEICRRYATNPSKVTLIETYEHWYGALTGNPVSADAPPPQYKYFKRDVIRPAMAEINALTDIQVELIEHRVGRRVERLQFRVEHTKQPQLGFAAPPVIDLELMGSIMKFGLTQVDAADVMAQHGDDKIRSAVAFVQARIDHKSSAPLDSPAAYFRWTMKQGADAAKNLQLKSSAAKNSVAKKDSGTTVLEKFLAARAQDAYDLYNELDNADRNAIFERFKDQNTNTAVNLDRGVENVLARSLFTNWYAQELWGEPTIEALAAFVEQFSLAPR, encoded by the coding sequence GTGGCAACGAGAAAACCCAAAGCAGCCAAGAATGGCGAACTGACATCACCATCGATGGAATTTCGCAAGACGAATGATGCGATCGGTCTGCGCGTGCGGGAAGGCAAGATGTCTTTGCTCACCCGTAAGGTGTTCAACGTCATGATGTATCACGCCCAGCAGCTGAAGGTCACGGGCGTCAATTCGCCGATCGATACGCCGGCGTCAAAAAAATACTTCTGGATTCGCTTGGCAGATCTGGCGCGTGATGCTGCCTACGATAGCAAAGACACCGAGTTCCTGAAGGCCCAGCTCGAAGAGATGCAAAACATCAAGCTGCTGATGGAAAATGACCGCCAGTGGACGTCCGAGCGCCTGGTCGCTTCGGTCACGCTGGTCAATCCGATGGGCTTGAAAAAGCATTCCGGGCAGGTCTGGTTTGGCTTTGCATTTCCACCGGAAGTGCATGAGCTGGTCATGGCCCCGGGAACTTACACGCGGTTCAGCATTTTCTACCAGGGCTTGCTGCGTTCCGGTTCGTCGCTCGCGCTGTATGAAATTTGCCGCCGCTATGCCACCAATCCATCCAAGGTCACGCTGATCGAGACGTATGAACACTGGTATGGTGCGCTGACCGGCAATCCTGTTTCCGCGGATGCGCCACCGCCGCAGTATAAATATTTCAAGCGCGATGTCATTCGGCCAGCGATGGCAGAGATCAATGCGCTCACGGATATCCAGGTTGAGCTCATCGAACACCGCGTGGGCCGGCGCGTCGAGCGCCTGCAGTTTCGCGTCGAGCATACCAAGCAGCCGCAGCTTGGTTTTGCAGCGCCGCCCGTCATCGATCTGGAACTGATGGGCAGCATCATGAAATTCGGTCTGACCCAGGTCGATGCAGCTGATGTGATGGCGCAGCATGGCGACGACAAGATCCGCAGCGCCGTGGCCTTTGTTCAGGCTCGGATTGATCACAAGAGTAGTGCGCCACTGGATTCTCCAGCTGCCTATTTCCGTTGGACGATGAAGCAGGGAGCTGATGCGGCGAAAAACTTGCAGCTCAAAAGCAGCGCGGCAAAAAATAGCGTCGCCAAGAAAGACAGCGGCACAACGGTATTGGAGAAGTTCCTCGCGGCGCGCGCGCAGGACGCGTATGACCTGTACAACGAACTCGATAACGCCGATCGCAACGCCATTTTTGAGCGCTTCAAGGATCAGAATACGAACACGGCCGTCAATCTGGACCGCGGCGTCGAGAACGTCCTGGCACGCTCGCTGTTTACCAACTGGTACGCCCAGGAGCTATGGGGTGAACCGACCATTGAGGCACTGGCGGCCTTCGTTGAACAGTTCAGCCTGGCACCACGCTAG
- a CDS encoding ParA family protein, with the protein MRAFEGVKQKLAMELSGFTGTPKTFRTRYREQADNKHKLYSAAEIRAIRFGLLNIPPDTKRPLTLPPVIDTRMAKGGVGKTTICGNVASCIALSGYRVLLIDGDPQSSLTSLYGINWLDEEITHIGELMKRTSQGQRAHPEKAIRSIYPDGMLDLIPSDITMVDESWLMGAMNREQAFTRLLEAEIEFFSQYDVIIIDSAPGTSVLATTFMVACKTLLTVVTAEGQAIAALDVLASNVQEINAAFGRQGIHLDVHIVVNQFNTSKTPHQYQLSKLLPKFPGKINDTIIRDFVGFLRESDPDNISSNGPVLEKEPNSGGARDIIDLTKSLIKLYGLRLAGTTLPGQEKL; encoded by the coding sequence ATGCGCGCATTTGAAGGTGTAAAGCAGAAACTAGCGATGGAATTGAGCGGCTTCACCGGTACGCCAAAAACGTTTCGCACACGGTATCGTGAACAAGCAGACAACAAGCACAAGCTCTACAGTGCCGCTGAAATCCGCGCTATCCGCTTCGGACTTCTGAATATTCCTCCAGATACCAAACGCCCTTTGACACTGCCACCAGTAATCGACACGCGCATGGCCAAGGGCGGCGTCGGCAAGACCACCATTTGCGGTAACGTCGCCAGCTGCATCGCCTTGTCAGGCTACCGCGTACTATTGATTGATGGTGATCCACAGTCGTCGCTGACGAGCCTGTATGGCATCAACTGGCTTGACGAAGAAATTACGCACATTGGCGAGCTGATGAAACGCACCTCGCAAGGTCAGCGTGCGCATCCAGAAAAGGCGATCCGCTCGATCTATCCTGATGGCATGCTGGATCTGATCCCAAGCGACATCACCATGGTCGACGAATCTTGGCTGATGGGCGCCATGAACCGGGAGCAGGCTTTTACACGCTTGCTGGAGGCGGAGATCGAGTTTTTCAGCCAGTACGACGTCATCATCATTGATTCCGCACCAGGAACATCCGTCCTGGCCACGACGTTCATGGTTGCCTGCAAGACCCTGCTGACCGTGGTGACAGCCGAAGGACAGGCCATTGCAGCACTCGACGTGCTCGCATCGAACGTACAAGAAATCAATGCTGCTTTTGGGCGGCAAGGAATTCATTTGGACGTGCACATTGTGGTGAACCAGTTCAATACGTCGAAAACACCGCACCAGTACCAGCTGTCAAAACTACTGCCGAAATTTCCTGGCAAGATCAACGACACCATCATCCGTGATTTTGTCGGCTTCCTGCGCGAATCGGATCCCGACAACATCAGTAGCAATGGCCCCGTACTGGAGAAAGAGCCCAATAGCGGGGGCGCACGCGACATCATCGACTTAACCAAGTCGCTTATCAAACTATACGGCCTGCGCTTGGCTGGCACGACATTACCAGGGCAGGAAAAATTATGA
- a CDS encoding ParB/RepB/Spo0J family partition protein codes for MSRKPLKVSGLIQSGRLVPQAGITASTAFDTPAESPAAEIRQDQPAEVAYNAQPANTPAVVAPVNALGVEKLIDLDLLDDSPFQTRLKYDPERIDEISQSFLSAGQSTPITARQMPNGRYEIIKGQTRKKAAINIGWKQARVLVVSRTDREAELDVMVDNTGAPPTEYEEALMFRKAMSKEYATTQKAVAAMFLVSQAKVSNGLAMLNLPAEVLSLLDEEPGLFGAHAAKVIHSLWETYPTHHHVILKAIQRLKEGADQGSIQVWVTQQINAASRPPRAQKHLIPSSSGAPRYLTQAKDRDIIVRISDRSIDAAMVHQKIDEMLRKMADEVTE; via the coding sequence ATGAGCAGAAAACCATTGAAAGTATCCGGCCTGATTCAGTCTGGCCGTCTGGTGCCGCAGGCCGGCATCACCGCATCGACTGCATTTGATACCCCAGCAGAATCCCCAGCGGCAGAGATTCGCCAGGATCAACCAGCTGAAGTGGCTTACAACGCCCAGCCTGCTAACACCCCAGCGGTTGTAGCGCCGGTGAATGCGCTCGGCGTGGAGAAGCTGATTGATCTGGATCTGCTCGACGACAGCCCATTTCAAACCCGGTTGAAGTATGACCCGGAACGTATCGATGAAATTTCACAGTCGTTCCTGAGCGCTGGACAAAGCACACCCATTACGGCACGCCAGATGCCTAACGGCCGCTACGAAATCATCAAAGGCCAGACGCGCAAAAAGGCTGCCATCAACATCGGCTGGAAGCAGGCACGCGTCCTGGTTGTCTCGAGAACGGATCGGGAAGCCGAACTGGACGTCATGGTCGACAACACCGGCGCGCCTCCGACCGAGTACGAAGAAGCACTGATGTTCCGCAAGGCGATGAGCAAGGAATATGCGACCACACAAAAGGCAGTCGCTGCGATGTTCCTGGTTTCTCAGGCCAAGGTCTCCAATGGCCTGGCGATGCTCAACCTGCCTGCCGAAGTACTCAGCCTGCTGGATGAAGAACCCGGATTATTTGGCGCGCATGCGGCAAAAGTGATCCATTCGCTGTGGGAGACTTATCCTACCCACCACCACGTCATCCTGAAGGCCATCCAGCGCCTCAAGGAAGGCGCTGACCAGGGATCGATACAAGTGTGGGTCACACAGCAAATTAACGCCGCCAGCCGCCCTCCCCGGGCGCAGAAGCACTTGATTCCTTCTTCGTCAGGTGCACCGCGGTATTTGACACAGGCGAAGGACCGCGACATCATCGTGCGTATTTCAGACCGATCGATCGATGCTGCGATGGTGCATCAAAAGATTGATGAAATGCTAAGAAAAATGGCTGACGAAGTAACGGAATAA